Genomic DNA from Thermus amyloliquefaciens:
AGCGCCTCTTTTTCTGTCTGGAGCCTTCGCTTTTCTTCCCCTACCGTTGCCAGTTCCTTACTGAGGCGATCCCTTTCCTCCTTAACCTGCGAAAGCTCCTTGCGCCAATGTGCTGCCTCCTGCAAAGCTTTTGCTTTAGCGCTCTCCGCTTCCTTTAAAGCTCTTTCCGCCTGCTGAAGCTTCACCTTGAGCTTTTCAGCCTCGTCCGCTTTTTTCTTGAACCTGTTTTGGTACTCTCGCAACCTGCGCGGGAGGTCTTCCTGGTTAGGGGCTGGCTCGCCCACAGCGACCTTACGAGGCATTTTTTCCTGGAGCGGGCCTCTAAGGGGTTGCTTGTCCAGGATGGAGGGGGTGGCGGGCCTTTCCTTGAGGTTTAGCGGCAGGGCCTCGAGGTCCTTCTTCAGGGAGGACAAGGAGCCCTTGGCCTCGGGTGGAAGGCCGAGGACAATCCGCGTCACTTCCCTCAAGACCTCCTCAGGCTCCGCCATGCACCTCCTCCTTCCTCAGTCGGCGCTCGTAGCGGGCACGGCCCCGCTCGGTAAGCCCGTAAAGCGGGCTGCCGTTGTACTCGCCCTTTTTCTCAAGATACTTCTGCTTTACCGCCTCCTCAAAGGCGCGTTCCAGTTCCTTGCGTCGGATGAAGGAGAGGTGGCCGAAGTAGCGGTTATCCGTGTACTTGCGACCCAGGAGGCTGTTCCCGACGCGGTCCTTGCCCCGCAGAGCACTTATGGTGCTTTCTTTGCCTAGATACATGTGGCCTTCTTCCTGTGACCAAGCATTGTCCTCGGCCCAAGCGAAAAAGGCTAACAGCGTGTCCAGGGGGCGGTAAGCCCGCTCAAGCTCCTCCGCCTCCAAGGCCTCTAGGGCTTCCCAAGGGCCGTTCTCGCGCGTGCAAACGTCGCAGGTGCCGCAGGGGGCCAGGGTCTCGCCCAGATGCTTGAGCAGAGCCTGGGGACGGCAGCGGTTGTACTCGGCGTAGCGTTCCACCTGATTTAACCGCTTTTCGGCCTCGTTCTTAAGGTTTCGCCGCTCCTTGTCCCATTGGCGGTAGCCCCCCTCGAGGCGCTCGCCCGCTTCCACGCGGAGCAGGGGTTCCCGGTACTGGTAAAGCCCTATTTTCCGCTCCCGGAAGAGCTGGTAAAGCTTTTGGTCCAGGTTTTGGGCATCTTCTAGGATGCGGGAGAAGTCAAGCTCATCGCCCCGTTCGCTACCCCGGTAGCCAGCCTGACGCAGAAGGGCCATTTCTTCGGCCGTGAGGTACTTGCGGAGAGTCTCCTCGGACTCCTGGAGCAGGACCTTTCCCGGCAAGTACTCGTAGCGTAACACCCCAGCCCGCTCAAGGCTGGAGAGGGTGCGCTCAAGGTTCTCGAGGCCTAACTCCCGCCGAACGGGGGCGGTGGTCTCTTCCTCGTCTTCTTCTTCCTCATCGTCCTCTTCCCGGAGGACATCCTCGGCTTCGCCTTCTTCGGGTTCGCTGGCGTAAATCTCTCGGTACAGGTTTTCTCGGTAATCCGTTAAGACAACTTCCTCTTGCAGCAGTTCGATGAGCTGGTTGACAAAGTCCGCCTCGGCATCGCGGGCTTTTCCCGCCCCGACAGACCAGCGAAGAAGCGCCCAGTCCCTCTTGGTGCATAGGAGCAGGCAGTAGGCATCCTTTCCATCCCGCCCCGCACGCCCTGACTGCTGGATGTACTCCTCCAGGCTGCGGGGGGGCTGCCAGTGGATTACCAGGCGGATGTTCGCCTTGTCGATGCCCATGCCGAAGGCGGTGGTGGCCACCATGACCCGGGTTTCGCCGGAGGCGAAGCGCTCCTGGGCTTCGCGGCGGGGGACCGGGCCCAGGCCCGCGTGGTACGCCTCCACCTGCAGGTCAGGGAAGAGGCGGCCCAGGGCCCAAGCCAGCCGCTCTGCCTCGGCGCGGGTAGCGGTGTACACGATGGCGCTGCCACCTTCGCCTTGCTCCACGAGCCAATGAAGGGCTTTGGCCAGGATCTGGAACTTGCCCACCTCCCCCTGCGCCTTCCTCACCACAAAGTGAAGGTTGGGGCGGTGGAAGCTTGTGGGCTTGATCAGCTCGTAAGTGCTCAGTTTCGCCGCCTTCTTCAACAGCTCCAAGTCCTTCGGGCTTAGGGTGGCGGTGAAAAAGCTCTTTGGAACCCCCTCCAGGGGCTTCAGCTTCTCCAGGGCTTTGAGGTAGTCCGGTCGGAAGTCAAAGCCCCACTCCACCAAACAGTGGGCTTCGTCGAAAACCACCCGCCGAAGTTCCCCCGCCGCGTGCCTCTCCTGGAGCAGCTTCCAAAGTTCCTCGCTCCGGTTGAGACGCTCGGGGCTTACGTAGAGAAGTTGCACCCGACCAGTCCTGACCTCATCCAGCACGCTCCTTTGCTCGCCTGAGCCCATCAGCGAGTGCACCGCACCCACCGGCAAACCCAGCTCCATGAGCCGGTCCGCTTGGTCCTTCATCAGGGCCACCAACGGGGAGATCACCAGGGTGAGGCCCGGTTGCATAAACGCGGGAAGCTGAAAAGCAAGGCTCTTGCCAAAGCCGGTGGGTAGCAGGGCCACCAGGTCTTTTCCCTCGAGGGCCGCCTGGACGGCCTGGGCTTGCTTGGTCCAGCGCTCGCCATCCAGCAAAAGCCCGTACACCTCCTGTGCGATCCGCCGGGCTTTTTCTCGGGGCTCGAGGCTCGATTGCAGAATTTCCTTCAGGCGGCGCTGGGCTTCTTCTTCCAGTTCCTCTTGGGGGAACCGGGCCCGGTCTACCCCCAGGATCTCCGCCAGCAGGTCGTAAAGCTCCTTCCGATCCTCGGGGAAGTGTCGGTGAACGCCCGGCGGTAGGGCACGGTAAAAGACCCCCTGGTAGGCGGCGTTGAGGAGCTTTTTGTCCCAAAGGACGAAGGCTCCGTCCCCCACTTCTCGTTGATCCCGGATCAGCCGACCGAAGGCCTGCGCAAAGGAAAGGGCGGCCTTGGGCAGGTAATAGTCCCACCATCGGTCCAGCCCCTGCTCATAGGCCTGCTCCATGCGCTTGGTCAGGAGTAGGGAGGGCAGGGGGAAGGGGATTCGCTCCAGGTTCACCAGTTTCAACGCCGGGAAGTCCACCCCTTCCATGTAGCTCCGCGAGCCCAGGGCGGCCACCGGGGCCTTGGGGTCTTGCTTGATCCGGCTCGCTATGTCCTCCCGCTCCTTGCGGGTAAGGGGGGCAAGAAGGTGGGGGAGGTCCTTCAGGGCCTCCTTGGCATCTTCTAGCCGCCGCAAGCTGGTGAAGAGGGAGAGGCTGCGGTGGGCTTCGGGTAGGAGGACCCTAAGTTCCTGGTGGAGCATGCGCTGGAAGCGGGGCAGGGTGCTCTCGCGGGCTTCGGGGAGGTGGCGGGGCACCACCAGGTGTGCTTTTTCGTAGGGGAGAGAGGGGGGTAACCGCTGGTGTATGGCTTCCTCAAGGCCCAAGAGCCGTTTGAAGAAAGCAAACCCCTCAGGGTCGCTCTGGGTGGGCACGCTTAAGGTGGCGCTGGTGAGGATGACGCTCTTGAAGCGGGGCCACAGCTTTGCCTTGAGGGCGAGTGAGATGTCCACCGGCTGAGCCAGGTGGCGCCAGCTCTCGGTTATGGGGTCCCATTCTGAAAGGTGGAGCCTGTTGGGGTCGGGATTCCCCTGGGCCAGCCCGAGCACCTTGCGCCGCTCAAAGAGTAGATCCAGCGCGTCCTGGATATACTCCTGAATGGGTGCCAGGTCCCGCCCCATGAGGCTTCTCGGGTCCTGGCCTATGAGCTTGAGCGCCTCCTTAAGCTGACGAAGCCCATCAATGAGAGACTGCTCCTCCCGATCGATGAGGGGCCACTCCTCGAACCTACGCCAGGTGCTGCCCAGCCCCAGGCTAAGGCCGTAGCGCTGGTCTCCAGAACCACGCTTCTTGATGAGGGCCACCAGATGGCGGGAATAGTTGTTCAAGGTCTCACGAAGTCTGGGAAGCAACTTTTGGACGACCTCTTTAGCCTTGGCCTGCTTTTCCTCGGACAGCTCGGCCAGCCGACGGTCATCCCTGAGAAGGCCCCGGTCCTTTTGGGGATGGGCCAGGCGGTTGATCACGTGGGTGAGTTCCTCGTGGTCCAGGACCAAGGTGAGGGCTTCGGTGGCGGTGTCCTCGAGGTGGTGGGCCTCGTCAAGCACCAGGTGAGCCTCTTTTACTGGCTCTCCTTGCTCCTCTTCGGCCCGCAGGAAGTTGGCCAGGAGGTAAGCCTGGTTGGCAACCAGGATCTGAGCCGCTTTGCGATGGTTTAGCTGGCGTTGGAACGCGCAGGAGTGGAAAAAGGGGCAGTCTGCCCGGCAGCGTTGGGGATTGGTGCCTACCCGGTTTCTCACCTCGCGGAAGCCTCGGGAGAAGTGCCAGTAACCGGGAAGGGCCTCGAGGTCGTGCTCCCCAAGGGCTGCGTAGTGCAGGAGGAGCCCCACCGCGGTCCTGAGCTCTTCGTCCTCTTCCGTCCTAAGGTCCAGGAAGAGCTCGAAGAGGGCCTCCGGGCACAGGGTGTCTCGTGGGCTCTTGACCAGGGCTGCCTTGACCTCATAGCCCATTTTGCCCAGGTTCGCGAGTTCGTCCAGAACCTGAGCTTGGAGCACCTTGGTATGGGTGGCTACCCAGGTCTTCTCACCCCGGTGCAAAGCGGGATAGAGGTATCCTTTGGTCTTGCCCGTTCCGGTGGGGGCCTCCAGGAGCACCTGGCGTCCATCCTGCAGGGCCTCGTTTACCTTCGCGAACATCAGCTCCTGGGCTGGCCTCCTCTGGGGGAGGAGGTCTTTTCCCAAGAGGGAGGGATGGGGCAGGCGCTGACCCTCGTACAAAACTGGCTCCACCGAAGCGGGTGTGGCCAGGAGCTCCTTGACCAGGACCGGGGTTTCCGCAAAAAGTTCCCCCTCGGGGAGCCTGAGCTCCCGCCAGGCCCGGGTCACCCCCTCGGGCAGCTTTTGCAGCACCAGCCCGGTCAGGACGCTCCAAGTAGCCTCCACGTCGGTCTGGGCCCGGTGGGCCCCTTCCAAGGGTGATCCGGTGAGGTGGGCGTAGAGATCCCCTAGGCGGTAACTGGGAAGCCCGTCGGGTGGTTTGGGAAAAACCAAATGCGCTAAGCGCAGGGTATCCAAAGCGGGTTTTGCTGTGGGAGGGAGTTTCAGACCAATCTGCCCCAGGACCCGTTCCAGAATGGGCAGGTCGTAGCGTAGTAGGTTGTGGCCAAGCAGAGGGCGATCCCCAACAAAATCCAGGAACTCCTTGAGCGCCTTTTCTAACGGCACCTTTTCCCGCTCGTATTCCTCAAAGGGGATGCCGGTGATCCGGAAGGCTTCGTGACTGGCCTCGAGGGGTGTGGAGGTGGCTACGTACCAATGACGGGTCCGGCCCTCCGCGTCCTGGGCGGCGATCTCCAGGATCTCCGCCTCCTCCGGGTTGGGGGAGGTGGTTTCAAGGTCCAAGGCTACATAAGGTTTCATGGTCTGCGAGGGTTTCTTGATACCTGGGCCTCTGGGGGGCTACCGCACAGGTTCTACATGCCAGAAGGTCGCAGGCGACAGGCCCATTATACCTTGGCGACCTTGCCTTCTGGGAATGTATCCCCTTTGCCTCAGGCTTGACCTGTGTACCCCCTTTTGGGGTAGTTTGCTCTCCACGATCTTGCGCGAGACCCTATCCCAGGACCCCGACCCCCGCGCCACAAACCGCCGGGCGGGCTCCGTGCGGTTCCTGGGGCTCTATGCAGCATAGCGGTCCAGTCTGAACCTCCCTGGAGTTGCATTTTGTCGCCACAAATACGACAATAAGCTCATGACCCTACCCGCCAACCCCCTGGACCGGGCGGAGCTGGTGGCCCAAGGGCTCCCGCGGGAAGCCCTGGAGGAGATCCGCAAGAGCCTGGAGCTCACCCAAGGGGAACTGGCCCAGGCCTTGCGCACCACCCCGAGGACCCTGCAACGCCAAGGCCCCAGGCTCACCCCCGAGCTTTCCGACCGCCTCTACCGCCTCTACCGCCTTTGGGAGCGGGCCCTCCTCTTCCACGGGGACGAGGCCCGGGCCCGCCGCTTCCTCAAGACCCCCAATCCGGCCCTAGGGGGCAGAAGGCCCTTGGACCTGGTGGGCAACGAGGCGGGTCTGGAGGCAGTGTTGGACCTCGTGGACAACCTGGAGGAAGGGGTCTACCTCTAGCCCATGCGGGCCTACCGTTTGGTGAAGGAGGCCCACGCTCCAGAGGCCCTCACCGGGAGGGGTGCGGCCTTGAGGGGCGGGCGCTGGAACCCCAAGGGCTTGCCCGCGGTCTACGCCAGCGAGCACCTGGCCCTGGCGGTCCTGGAGTGGCTGGCCTACGCCCTGGAGTTCCCCTCCCTGCGGGGCTACGTCTACTTCCGGCTGGAGGTGCCCGAGGCCCTAATCCGGGAGCCAAAGGCCCTGCCTGAGGACTGGCGGAACCTGCCCTACCCGGCTTCCACCCAGGCGTTGGGGCGGGCTTTCCTGGAAGCGGGCGAGGGGCTGGCCCTGCGGGTGCCTTCTGTCGTGGTGCCCGAGGGGTGGAACCTGGTGCTCAATCCCCGGCATCCCGCCTTTGGGGAGGTAAATGTGGAAGGGCCTTTCCCCTTTGTTCCCGATGCGCGCCTCGAGGGCCTTTGGGCCCGGGCGCGGGGGGTGGGGGGCTAAGTGCTCCCGCCTTGTCCTCGCCTCATGCCAGCACCTTTTGGCCTCCACCCGACTCCCGAGGAGGATGCCCAACTGGGGGAACCGAAGACCAACCCCCTAATGCCCCACAAGGTGCGCCGCCGGGCCCAGGGCTGGACCGCCCCCCGCATCGCCCACCACCTGGGCTTGGACCGGACCACGGCCCGGCGGGACCTGAGGTGGGAGGGGTCCATGGGCTGGCGGACGGCAAGGCCCCCAGGTCCAAGACCTGCAGGAGCTTTTGTCCCAGGGCAGGCCTGGTCTCTTCCTGCTCCTGGAGGCCCTGGAGAGGCGCTTGCGGATGCGCTTCCACCCAGAGACGGTGAGGCGGAAGCTCCTGGTCCTGGGGTGCCGGTGGAAGCGGACGCGGTACGTGCCCGTGGGGAAGCCATGGGAGGAGGTGGTCCTTGCCGTGGCGGAGCTATGGGAGTGTGGCGGAGTTGCGGGAGTTGGGGGAGCGTTTGGAGAGGGGGGTGGGGCAAGGTTTATGCGTGGGCACTTAGCCCCTTTACTCAAGCCGCTGGATAAGCCTCGCGGTTTTGCCCACCAGGGCCAAAAGCCACCATCCGTCCTGAGGCGGGCGGGGGAGGTTGAGGCCCTTGGGCACC
This window encodes:
- a CDS encoding antitoxin Xre/MbcA/ParS toxin-binding domain-containing protein, with amino-acid sequence MTLPANPLDRAELVAQGLPREALEEIRKSLELTQGELAQALRTTPRTLQRQGPRLTPELSDRLYRLYRLWERALLFHGDEARARRFLKTPNPALGGRRPLDLVGNEAGLEAVLDLVDNLEEGVYL
- a CDS encoding RecQ family ATP-dependent DNA helicase, producing MKPYVALDLETTSPNPEEAEILEIAAQDAEGRTRHWYVATSTPLEASHEAFRITGIPFEEYEREKVPLEKALKEFLDFVGDRPLLGHNLLRYDLPILERVLGQIGLKLPPTAKPALDTLRLAHLVFPKPPDGLPSYRLGDLYAHLTGSPLEGAHRAQTDVEATWSVLTGLVLQKLPEGVTRAWRELRLPEGELFAETPVLVKELLATPASVEPVLYEGQRLPHPSLLGKDLLPQRRPAQELMFAKVNEALQDGRQVLLEAPTGTGKTKGYLYPALHRGEKTWVATHTKVLQAQVLDELANLGKMGYEVKAALVKSPRDTLCPEALFELFLDLRTEEDEELRTAVGLLLHYAALGEHDLEALPGYWHFSRGFREVRNRVGTNPQRCRADCPFFHSCAFQRQLNHRKAAQILVANQAYLLANFLRAEEEQGEPVKEAHLVLDEAHHLEDTATEALTLVLDHEELTHVINRLAHPQKDRGLLRDDRRLAELSEEKQAKAKEVVQKLLPRLRETLNNYSRHLVALIKKRGSGDQRYGLSLGLGSTWRRFEEWPLIDREEQSLIDGLRQLKEALKLIGQDPRSLMGRDLAPIQEYIQDALDLLFERRKVLGLAQGNPDPNRLHLSEWDPITESWRHLAQPVDISLALKAKLWPRFKSVILTSATLSVPTQSDPEGFAFFKRLLGLEEAIHQRLPPSLPYEKAHLVVPRHLPEARESTLPRFQRMLHQELRVLLPEAHRSLSLFTSLRRLEDAKEALKDLPHLLAPLTRKEREDIASRIKQDPKAPVAALGSRSYMEGVDFPALKLVNLERIPFPLPSLLLTKRMEQAYEQGLDRWWDYYLPKAALSFAQAFGRLIRDQREVGDGAFVLWDKKLLNAAYQGVFYRALPPGVHRHFPEDRKELYDLLAEILGVDRARFPQEELEEEAQRRLKEILQSSLEPREKARRIAQEVYGLLLDGERWTKQAQAVQAALEGKDLVALLPTGFGKSLAFQLPAFMQPGLTLVISPLVALMKDQADRLMELGLPVGAVHSLMGSGEQRSVLDEVRTGRVQLLYVSPERLNRSEELWKLLQERHAAGELRRVVFDEAHCLVEWGFDFRPDYLKALEKLKPLEGVPKSFFTATLSPKDLELLKKAAKLSTYELIKPTSFHRPNLHFVVRKAQGEVGKFQILAKALHWLVEQGEGGSAIVYTATRAEAERLAWALGRLFPDLQVEAYHAGLGPVPRREAQERFASGETRVMVATTAFGMGIDKANIRLVIHWQPPRSLEEYIQQSGRAGRDGKDAYCLLLCTKRDWALLRWSVGAGKARDAEADFVNQLIELLQEEVVLTDYRENLYREIYASEPEEGEAEDVLREEDDEEEEDEEETTAPVRRELGLENLERTLSSLERAGVLRYEYLPGKVLLQESEETLRKYLTAEEMALLRQAGYRGSERGDELDFSRILEDAQNLDQKLYQLFRERKIGLYQYREPLLRVEAGERLEGGYRQWDKERRNLKNEAEKRLNQVERYAEYNRCRPQALLKHLGETLAPCGTCDVCTRENGPWEALEALEAEELERAYRPLDTLLAFFAWAEDNAWSQEEGHMYLGKESTISALRGKDRVGNSLLGRKYTDNRYFGHLSFIRRKELERAFEEAVKQKYLEKKGEYNGSPLYGLTERGRARYERRLRKEEVHGGA
- a CDS encoding RES family NAD+ phosphorylase, giving the protein MRAYRLVKEAHAPEALTGRGAALRGGRWNPKGLPAVYASEHLALAVLEWLAYALEFPSLRGYVYFRLEVPEALIREPKALPEDWRNLPYPASTQALGRAFLEAGEGLALRVPSVVVPEGWNLVLNPRHPAFGEVNVEGPFPFVPDARLEGLWARARGVGG